TGCGTAACTACACAACTGCACAACTGCGTAACTGCtaaaaagaagcaaactGAACTGTAAACGTTACGCCCCAATttggaggaacaaaaataaacatatggGGAGGGGACCCCAAATGAGATAATTCGCCATTTTCACACTAAATCGTGCTGAATCATCTTTATCAGTTCCGGAACGCCGCTCTTAAACGGCTCCGATATGAgcatacatttaaaaatggtgtGTACTCGAGAAATACAAATCATAATTACGTATGCCATTCTTTTATAAGCAATGCAGGTGAGATAGTTGGATAAAATTCTCCCGACATAGTACAGCAGACGCATGttaagttttattttcttgtaCAATTCTATCATTAAATATTCGTCACTCTCCTCTACAACATCAGCAAAAATGGACAGGACATCATGTAACTTCTTCACATAATGGTTACAGCTAAGGAAGAATTTTAACTTATGGTATGTGTTGTAGTTGCTGCTCATGTACCTCTTCAGGAACGTGTACTCGTTGAACAAATTgattaacatatttttgaagCTCTTTTTGTGTTGGACAATGTAATTCTTTATGTCGATACACCTGGATATAATAGCCTTAGTTGCGTTTTTGCTAATTccgtatttttttgttaccttCCTTTTGACCTTCTTTGTGTTCGCTGGGGAATCACAAAGTGATTCGTTTGAATCTTCTTTAATCTTAGGCTCTTCCGATAGGTTATTTTGTGAAGGCAAATTTTGTATCGCATCGTTTGCCGTAACCTTTGCTGGGCATTCTTCTACGTATACCCCACAGGGTCCGGTGCAAGACGTTTTTTTATCCACGGGGGGATAGGTGAATGCCCTTGGAGGGCTGGCTTTTTCTCGTGCTACGGCTTGCCAGTATCCGCTGCGTATTTGGTGCGTTCCCGTGGGGTGATATAAGAGGTTAAACACGTTTGGGAGGCTAGTCGGGTGGTCAGTTGGGTGATCAGTCGGGTGGTCAGTAGGCTGATCAGTTGGCTGATCAGATGGTTGACAAGTTGGGTGCTCGCTTGGATCCTCGATTGGATGCTCGCTTGGATGCTCGCTTGGATGCTCGATTGGATGCTCGCTTGGATGCTCGATTGGATGCTCCCTCGGATCCTCGCTCGGATGCTCATTCTGCTTCGCCATTTTCTCCCTCACACGTGTCCCTTTGTCCGCGAGCCCATCATACTTATGGATAAACCTGTGTAGCAACACCCACTCTCCTATTTCTTTCCGCATAATAAGGTCTATCTGGCTTTTTCCACTTATCCTGGAATGTTCCCCATTTCGCAGGTCGTCCGGCAGTCTCGCATCACGCATCCTACCCTCCCTGGTTCCCCCTTTGCAATTTCTGCTTTTCTACGGGTATTCTCTCTCCTGTGTTGTTCCTATGCCCCTATTTCCTTCACTGcttggtgatttttttttttttttttgttgttttcctttattatCCTTCTCCACAAtgttgagcattttttttctcatactCTCCCCTGTTCAGGtgtttttttgaaattttcctgagaacgtaaaaaaataaaatcttcttttctccttcgcaGGAATGTGGATAAGTTGTGCCATGTTCCTGGGTTTACTCTCTTCGCAATGTCGTTTGTTCACtaattttaacatataatgtatgttattttttccgcttGTTAAAAAAACGGATGGCGTGAAACCACTCAAGTGGTTGAgatacatataataatgggggcttaaaaaatgaggctTCAAAATGGTCGACGTTTTGAAAGCGGTGCGGAAAATTCCGAAATACATGCGGGTTAaagtgggagaaaaaaaaaaaaaaaattgcgaaaaatgCTACTTAAAAACAGCATTTAACAGGGCGCCGCAGTCCTCAAAGgcgttgcaaaaaaaaggtcacaGTATGGAATACTGACCCGTGCTGCGCGCGTCGTGGCAACCATGTTGCATCCTCACATCCAGGGGCAGTGTGAGAAGGTTAACATATAAACGCGTAGATTACCTCCACtgatatgtacatattattgGCGAGTCATCCCCCCCTGAGTGCAGTGGCATGTGGAAACGGGAAACACGACTTCTCACATCTGACAAGCGAAATGCGACCACTGTAGGGCACAGCTGTTGAATGTTATTTCCCGACAATTTGCTCCTCCCGATGGGTTCTTTTACCCATTCGTTGCATTCTCAGTTTAGTTTTCCAAGTAGAAAAAGAACGTCATGTTTACTTTCTCCTCGTTTAAAAAGGTTAAGCTGGGTCCGCATAGGATTGTGGCCTGCCATGGGGGCAGGTCTGCCTCCGTATTTACCCATGCAGCAGTGTCCCAGTCAAGAAAGGAACATCCCATGTGCAGTCTACCATGCCAGAAAAATTCCAAACATTTGTGcaccctcttttttttctctccttctccaccttttttttttttttttttaggtgCTCGTCGGAGTGAGCGCCGCCAACGTGGGGGTAATAGCGGGCTGCTTTTACATCTACAAAAAGAACAGACCTGTAAACGACGACACACTAGAAGAACCGAGCGAAAGTTTCAGAATTAAAACCTTCGatgagctagccaaaagttatgacgaaaaaaatgacttcaTAGAAAGAGTCACCtccataaataaatacaaaaagagAAACTTCCGAAAAGTGAAAGGAGTTGTCCTAGAAATAGGGGCAGGGTCAGGAAGgaatttctcatttttaaaaaaagtggacgcCTTAGTATGTgtggaaaaaagtgaaaaaatgtgtgaagaaatgaaaaaaaaattggaaaaaataaaaccgtCATATCCTGTATATATCATAAAtgatgacataaaaaatgatctcTTTCGTCCCAACGTTTTCGATTCTGTCATTTCGTCTTTCACCTTATGTTCACTAGAGCATGTGGACAACACCTTAGAGAAAGTCTACCAAGCGTTGAAACCTGATGGTAGGTTCTACTTAATCGAGAGAGGCATCATttacaacaaaataattcgATACATtctgaaaaaattaaatttatatccTAATAAAAGAATTCCTTGGGAATTTGGTTATTATGAAAATAGGTGCCCCTTgcagattttaaaaaataataatttccacgtcatttttaagttaataaaaaatgctggCAGCATTTACATACTTACAGCCAAGAAGCAGGGGGGCTCTTCTCCCCATGTTAAGAATGGTGCGTTCCTCGCGCGTGAGAACGAGGCGAATGCAATTCAAAAGACCGATCATCTGCAAAACGAAGTTAACGACAAAAGGGGAGTGGACCAAACGCGGGATAAGGGGCCACCCATCGACATTAAGGATATTTTATGTCATCGAATGGCCGCCCCGATTTATTACTCATACAGGAATGGGTAAGCAGTAGGCGCTCCACATGGGCGTATGGGCGTGTGAATGATGGGGGGGAgtgaggcaaaaaaaaaaaaaaaaaattgcacacgcTTGTCCATGCACAAAATTGTTCATGCACAAAATTGCCCATCTACAAAATTGCCCATCTTCCAAATTGCCCATCTTCCAAATTGCCCGTCCACACAAATGGGGCACACCCCTGCGTAACCGTTTCGTCTCCTCTTCGTTCAACGTATCCAATGCGAACAACTCGCAGGATCCAAAGAGGCCCTATTTGCGCTTTAGGGgcgaacaaaaatggaaggggGGTGGGTGATGAAACGCAGGCCTTACGTATGTGTGTAAGTGTAGCGTCATCTTCTCCCGAACGAACTGCTAATAAATGCGTACACCTCACCGCCACCTCGTTTGGCGACGGATCAAAATAAGTTAGTTCGCCCAAAGCACATTTCTCCATGTGCAACACCACAACGTGTCATAGTATTCAGAGTGGCCACAATTCGTTACAGCAGCTTCAGCTGCCCCGTTATCTTGTTAACAACTTCGTCGGggactggaaaaaaaaaaaaaaaaaaaaagtggaaaaaagtggaaaaaagtggaaaaaagtggaagaaacCGTCTTGGAAGCGGAAAGAGTAAGATAAAACGGGAACACCCCTCACGAGATCACGCACGTCGTTGTTGTGCGGAAGAAAGCtccgtttattttattcttttatttattttatttctttaattccttttattccttttttttaatacccgGCTCGATGGCGATGACCGTTTCCGTGTTCGGCTCGATTTGCGTCCGGCCCTgaggagaagggggaaacggggaaaaggcaaaaatgagcaggaTGCATTCACTCCACGCTAGTCACAGTCACGTATGAGCCTAATATGCCGCACGCTGCTCTTACCGCGTCGATGATTATGGACGTTATGAGGTTTTCCATCTTGGCCTTTCTTTCAATTTCGTACATTTCTTCCAAACTCTGAAGGTTGGATTGGGGTGGAGTGGAAATAATTTAAGCACAGGGGGCGTAAGACGATAAGCAAATGGCCTTTTAATAGAGCCAAATTGGAGGAGCCATTTCTCCCCCGTGGATTACCGATATCTTTAGGACAATCTTTTTCTGTCCCGTCTTTTTCCAAAGGTCGAAGTAGGTGAGAGTGCCTTTGCCACTTTCGCTCGACTTCAGCttgttatttcttttcagAATTTTCTCGTAAACTGCTAGACAGGCGTGGCAACACTGGGAGCAGATCTTCCccttgttcattttgatgTCTATTCGTggcaggggggaggggggcagcaaaatgggcataagaaaaatgagaataagcaaaatgggcataGGCCGAATGCGCATAAGCCTAATGCGCATAAGCCGAATGACTGTTGCGCTGGGGGAGTATTATCATCCCAAGGAGCTGCACAATGGGTGGCGGCTCCGCAACACAAGTGCTACCGGCACCCCGGAGGCACGAAGGAACCTACCCGTCCTGACGCAGAACACCATTTTGCAGTCACTCGTGCATATCAAGTCAAAGTTCGCACACGCCTCCCTTATCCGCACGgcattcttcttcatctcgTTCATATGCTTGGAGAGAAGGCCGATTACAAATCCAcacaaaaaggtaaaaagcaaaacgaagaCATCGTACCCGTCATTTTTGATGCTGCCCAAGTGACTGACGTTGCTTCCTGAGTTATTCATATGTTTGGAGTTCTTGCAGAAGGATAGATGGGGGTGGATGTGGAGGAGGTGGAGGAGGTGAGAGGATAATCGGGGAGGAGCCCTACTTACACTCACTTGCTCACACAGCACACGTTTCGCAGTGGGCGATGTTGCTTTATGAGGTATGCGACACAACTATATACCTGTATAACTTGGTAGGGGCTGTTAGAGGGTGAATTCGTCAGCGTAAATGGGGCTTCTTGagtgaagggggggaggggataTATATGTCACTGTAAGCAGGCACATAGGCATACATAATCGTACAGgtgaattaatttattttccctttttttttttttttgcccctcctGAGATATTGATCCAGCTGGGgaaagataaatattttcctccaAGTGCAGGACGAATGAACCAGTTGTGCCAACCTTCGGCAAGCGTAACCGTTCTGCGAGGAGTTGGTCAAGCTGTTGTGAGTCCCTTCCCTTCGTCGCCGCCTCCCTTTTCGACGGTGGACCTGTTGGCAAAACGCGAGCCCCTTATTTTCTTTGCTAGCACAAATCAGCGGCGATTAAAAATGCCCTTCGCGCAGATATTCTTACATACGAGAACAGCATGTCCAACTGAGCGCATTAGCGGTACATGTTATCATATACTTGCATGCATGAGTTACTGTATATTTGAGAGGGGCCGAAGGCTTGGGCGGAAAGGGTTGGACTGCCCGagtggaataaaaaattggcaggtctcccaaaaaaaatgtattaatttTAACGAATCGATTTTGtgtggaggagaaaaacttGCGACAAGGAGTAGGATATGACTCACGCGATATGTGATAATGCGCTCCTGGCGTGCGGATGCACCGATAGCTAATCTGCCTTTCAAGCGCTCAGAGATGAGCCGCTGCTCCGGGGGGGGCGAGAAGctcacatgaaaaaaatatgcggCGTGATTGCGAGTAGCCTATGCCACGCCGggtcattttatttcttttttccagccTCGTCAAAATTgccataaaattattaatctGTTAATCTGTTaatctttttaaatttgccaattttttcagtttttccaattttttcagtttttccaattttttccattttttcattatttccaattttttcattatttccaattttgttaatcttCTCAAAATTGCTAATTTTACggagagaagaagaacgCGCTTCCCCTCACCCGACCA
This sequence is a window from Plasmodium cynomolgi strain B DNA, chromosome 3, whole genome shotgun sequence. Protein-coding genes within it:
- a CDS encoding peptidyl-tRNA hydrolase (putative) gives rise to the protein MNNSGSNVSHLGSIKNDGYDVFVLLFTFLCGFVIGLLSKHMNEMKKNAVRIREACANFDLICTSDCKMVFCVRTDIKMNKGKICSQCCHACLAVYEKILKRNNKLKSSESGKGTLTYFDLWKKTGQKKIVLKISSLEEMYEIERKAKMENLITSIIIDAGRTQIEPNTETVIAIEPVPDEVVNKITGQLKLL
- a CDS encoding hypothetical protein (putative), which gives rise to PTDQPTDHPTDHPTDHPTSLPNVFNLLYHPTGTHQIRSGYWQAVAREKASPPRAFTYPPVDKKTSCTGPCGVYVEECPAKVTANDAIQNLPSQNNLSEEPKIKEDSNESLCDSPANTKKVKRKVTKKYGISKNATKAIISRCIDIKNYIVQHKKSFKNMLINLFNEYTFLKRYMSSNYNTYHKLKFFLSCNHYVKKLHDVLSIFADVVEESDEYLMIELYKKIKLNMRLLYYVGRILSNYLTCIAYKRMAYVIMICISRVHTIFKCMLISEPFKSGVPELIKMIQHDLV
- a CDS encoding methyltransferase (putative), which encodes MVDVLKAVRKIPKYMRVKVLVGVSAANVGVIAGCFYIYKKNRPVNDDTLEEPSESFRIKTFDELAKSYDEKNDFIERVTSINKYKKRNFRKVKGVVLEIGAGSGRNFSFLKKVDALVCVEKSEKMCEEMKKKLEKIKPSYPVYIINDDIKNDLFRPNVFDSVISSFTLCSLEHVDNTLEKVYQALKPDGRFYLIERGIIYNKIIRYILKKLNLYPNKRIPWEFGYYENRCPLQILKNNNFHVIFKLIKNAGSIYILTAKKQGGSSPHVKNGAFLARENEANAIQKTDHLQNEVNDKRGVDQTRDKGPPIDIKDILCHRMAAPIYYSYRNG